The following nucleotide sequence is from Aspergillus luchuensis IFO 4308 DNA, chromosome 1, nearly complete sequence.
CTCGGGCTCGGCGCGTCGACTATCGTATCTGCTCTTATCGAAAATTGGAATCTCTATGTATCGTCAAATCTGATTGCAGTGAGGCTGCAGGAACAACTATCAACAGTGATATATGACAAAGCGTTACGTTGTCGTGCAGTGAACAATGTCGGAATGGATTCGCAGAGTGCCAGTACCACCAGCCCGACCAGTCAGGGTACCATGAACCTGGTAGCTGTGGATGCAAAGAAAGTAGCTGACTTTTCAGCGGTCGGCTTTCATCTTTACGAGGCACCGTTGAAACTCATTATTGCTGCTCTCTCTATCGGCCGGTTGCTTGGACCGCAGTGCCTACTAGTCGGTGGCttagttcttcttcttgtatcTGCAGGTAACTTTTACTCAGTCAGCCAGTTTTCGAAGCAACAAAGAGGTCTCTTGAGGTCTCGCGACAGCAAGATGGGAGTCATCAACGAGGTTCTTCAAGGTATCCGCCAAGTCAAATTATCAGCTTTGGAGGAAAAATGGGAAGACCGCATTAACGAGTCAAGAGGGAAGGAGCTGCACAGCCAGTGGCAGGTTTTCAAGTGGGAGCTTCTCATGTTCGTCGCCTATAATATCACGCCCGTTGCTGTTTCCGCCGCTTGCTTAGGCACATATGCCCTTTTACATAACGACATGCCGGCGTCTCTCGCTTTCACCTCAGTCTCGCTCCTCGGTGCACTTGAAACCCCCCTTGCAGTTCTTCCCCAGATCCTGTTGAATGCAACGGGAGCACAGATCAGTCTGCGGCGAATCGAACGTTTCCTTCGAACTCCAGACAGGGATGTCGATATTGCGCCCGCTGATGGGGTTGTGCTGGACCAGGCCACAATTTGCTGGAACGAAAATCAATACACTAAATGCTTTTCCCTTAAAGACATGTCTTTGACATTCCCATACGGCGCTTTGAGTATTATTACGGGGCCGTCTGGCTCTGGCAAAAGTCTCGTTCTTGCAGCAATACTTGGTGAATGCGAGTTCCTGCATGGCTCTGTACGACGGTCTCCAAGCCTGGCGGTTGCCTACGTTGCCCAGGAACCGTGTTTGAAAGATGGGACAATCAGGGACAACATCCTTTATGGCCTGCCGTTTCAGCAAGAGCGCTACCGGCGCGTTCTTTTCGCCTGCTCCCTTAATAGCGACATAGATAGTCTAGTGCTGAAAGATGAAACTCCGATGGACGACCAAGGGAGCAATCTCAGTGGTGGCCAGAAATGGCGTATCTCCCTTGCGCGCGCACTCTATTCCGACGCCGAGATAATTGTACTGGATGATATTTTCAGCTCCATTGATTCTCATACGGCGCAGCATCTATATCAGTATGCTTTGACGGGGAGTCTCGCCGAGGGACGCACACGCATACTAGCAACTTACCACCTAGAACTGTGCTTACCAAGAGCCGAATACGTGGTTGCTCTTGACACCAACGGACTGCAATATGCTGGCCCGAGACAAAACCTTAGGGATATGGGGATATTCAAGCACATGGCCCAGGCTGCAGCAGGAGTGGAGAGGGCTTCTCACATGAAGAAAGGCTCTCTGGTATCGAATGTTCAGTCTTCGGAAAACTGGATAGGAACGCTATTACCTAGTGAGCAAGAGCAACTAGAAGACTCAGCAAGGCAAGATGATTTGCGTGGTGAGGCCAATACACGAAACCAAAAATGGCGAAATCGTCAACGAATTTTCCGTTTAACTGACGCCAAGTatctttgcttgcttgtctTGTTCCTGCATCTGAGCTATGGCGGACTAGCAGTTGGGCGAGGtctgtggatgatgatctggagTAACAGCACGAACAAGAGCAGGAGCACAGAAGACATGGATACAAAAGGAGCCCAGTCCACTGGGGTGAATATTACGTGGTTCTTATCTATATACCTATTGTTGTCGATCTGCTCATGCATCGTCGCGATCAGTCGGAGCTTCCTGGCAGTGCGCATCACCTTGAAGATGTCACGGAGACTTTTTGAAAAGTTCCTCTCTTCGGTACTACGCGCTCCCTTGCAGTGGCTCGACCAGATACCAGCTGGAAACATTCTGAACAACTTTTCTGCCGACTTCAGCTTGATCGACTCGCGCCTTCCATATGATCTCAACTACGCACTCGGTGTTGTGTTTgatctcctctccatcgtgTTGGCTGCCTCCCTGGTGAATGTCTGGCTgaacctcctctccgcctGTTCGCTCTTACTGGCGTTTTACTACGGACAATTGTTTATCAAGAAGATCCGCGCCATCAAGGAACTTGAAAGTACCATGCGAAGCCCAGTACTTCACCATCTTTGTGCCACCATGGATGGAATAATGACCGTTCGTGCCTACCGTCAAGAGGAGACCTACCGAAAGGAAATGTATGCCAAGATTGACCGGCATTGCCGGGCATCCTGGTGTCTCTGGCTGCTTACACGTTGGATCGCCGTTCGCGCAAGCACCATTGGCGCCGCTTTTACCACCGCGGCCTCTATACTCGTGCTCTCTTCCAACGGTATCACAGCTTCTACTGCTGGATTTGCTATCACGTTCATCATGCGGTATAGTGGCGTTATGTCTCAAGTGATCAGGCAATACGCGAACCTCGAGATCTCTCTGAACAGCGTCGAACGTGTCTCGTGGTCTCTCGACATCCCTGCAGAAAAATACGACTCAACCGACCAGATGCCTGAGTCCTGGCCCGCGGATGGCCAAGTGGATGTATCAGAATTGACCGTCTGTTATTCGCCCGATTTGCCACCCGTTTTGTCTGATCTATCCTTTTCCGTCCCGCCAAATACCAGAGTTGGAGTGGTCGGTCGTACCGGTGCAGGTAAGTCCTCGCTGGCAATGGCCCTATTTCGCTTCCTGGAAGCCCAGCAGGGAAGTATTCATGTGGCGGGGGTGGACATTTCGACCATTCCGCTTCGCCAGCTACGGACGCGCTTGGCAATCGTACCACAAGACCCGATCCTGTTCTCTGGCACGATTCGCTCCAACCTCGATCCCTTTGACGTGCACTCAGACCAAGAGCTCTTGTCTGCATTGCG
It contains:
- a CDS encoding uncharacterized protein (COG:Q;~EggNog:ENOG410PH0S;~InterPro:IPR017871,IPR027417,IPR003593,IPR011527, IPR003439,IPR036640;~PFAM:PF00005,PF00664;~TransMembrane:15 (o12-34i75-102o108-126i138-156o168-189i275-299o311-329i426-445o508-532i893-918o944-970i1023-1043o1049-1066i1122-1142o1148-1171i);~go_component: GO:0016021 - integral component of membrane [Evidence IEA];~go_function: GO:0005524 - ATP binding [Evidence IEA];~go_function: GO:0016887 - ATPase activity [Evidence IEA];~go_function: GO:0042626 - ATPase-coupled transmembrane transporter activity [Evidence IEA];~go_process: GO:0055085 - transmembrane transport [Evidence IEA]); amino-acid sequence: MSSQTTSEGLPLAANIFGFGVAALVGGRAFIAIVNRLRHRQLTLDTMIQTDGYEDFDGIATPQSIKEFSDKPQRVALAIGTGIGVWLSLSEVVVFSIVSASTGDFTRWMRLGAWGTLALSTVAVWMEDECTLRFRHGLQTSIGCVAMMLLLVEDQYRCYEALDFSFLPWFFLLGQCCAALGACMAGASLPRRPDVFRNGTVVDRKGSTTLLDQLFFGWVGQLLSAGQKDELEISHLPELEYNSRSPQLFQTFSQQCTACSKSLWKVLFFSHRKALFIQLVLTFLNGTMAFVPQFFILGILQRLETDPDDPWLWLFVLGLGASTIVSALIENWNLYVSSNLIAVRLQEQLSTVIYDKALRCRAVNNVGMDSQSASTTSPTSQGTMNLVAVDAKKVADFSAVGFHLYEAPLKLIIAALSIGRLLGPQCLLVGGLVLLLVSAGNFYSVSQFSKQQRGLLRSRDSKMGVINEVLQGIRQVKLSALEEKWEDRINESRGKELHSQWQVFKWELLMFVAYNITPVAVSAACLGTYALLHNDMPASLAFTSVSLLGALETPLAVLPQILLNATGAQISLRRIERFLRTPDRDVDIAPADGVVLDQATICWNENQYTKCFSLKDMSLTFPYGALSIITGPSGSGKSLVLAAILGECEFLHGSVRRSPSLAVAYVAQEPCLKDGTIRDNILYGLPFQQERYRRVLFACSLNSDIDSLVLKDETPMDDQGSNLSGGQKWRISLARALYSDAEIIVLDDIFSSIDSHTAQHLYQYALTGSLAEGRTRILATYHLELCLPRAEYVVALDTNGLQYAGPRQNLRDMGIFKHMAQAAAGVERASHMKKGSLVSNVQSSENWIGTLLPSEQEQLEDSARQDDLRGEANTRNQKWRNRQRIFRLTDAKYLCLLVLFLHLSYGGLAVGRGLWMMIWSNSTNKSRSTEDMDTKGAQSTGVNITWFLSIYLLLSICSCIVAISRSFLAVRITLKMSRRLFEKFLSSVLRAPLQWLDQIPAGNILNNFSADFSLIDSRLPYDLNYALGVVFDLLSIVLAASLVNVWLNLLSACSLLLAFYYGQLFIKKIRAIKELESTMRSPVLHHLCATMDGIMTVRAYRQEETYRKEMYAKIDRHCRASWCLWLLTRWIAVRASTIGAAFTTAASILVLSSNGITASTAGFAITFIMRYSGVMSQVIRQYANLEISLNSVERVSWSLDIPAEKYDSTDQMPESWPADGQVDVSELTVCYSPDLPPVLSDLSFSVPPNTRVGVVGRTGAGKSSLAMALFRFLEAQQGSIHVAGVDISTIPLRQLRTRLAIVPQDPILFSGTIRSNLDPFDVHSDQELLSALRRVHWTIPDADHDGNRPGSPLIKFDEDDDSREDLLDSLELQYQHPPSILNTAVTERGANFSQGQRQCLCLARAILRRPKVLVLDEATSAIDKATDAVIQRSIRTEFGHNDSSLLVIAHRISTIVDFDRVLVLDAGRVIEYGTPQELVSNQNGVFRSLVESSVERDELLETMHTAGPCT